CGGGATCCGGGTGATGGGCGACCTGCCGATCTACCTCGCCCTGGACAGCGTGGACGTCTGGGCGCGCCAGGACCTCTTCAGGCTCGACGAGGAGGGGAGGCCCACCGTCGTCTCCGGGGTTCCTCCCGACTACTTCAGCGCCACGGGACAGTTGTGGGGGAATCCGATCTACCGCTGGGATCTCATGGAGCGGGACGGGTTCTCGTGGTGGATCCACCGGATGCGCCAGAACGCGCGTCTCGCCGATCTCGTCCGCATCGACCACTTCCGCGGCTTCGCGGCGTTCTGGGAGGTCCCGGCGGGGTCGGACACGGCGATCCCGGGGTACTGGGTTCCGGCGCCGGGGCACGCCCTGTTCTCCGCGATCCGCGGTGCGCTCGGGGACTTCCCGATCGTCGCGGAGGACCTCGGCCTGATCACGCCGGACGTGCACGCGCTGCGGGACGCCTTCGGCTTTCCGGGGATGAGGGTCCTCCAGTTCGGCTTCGACGCGATCGACGGGATCCACCTCCCGCACCACTGGACGCCGGCGACGGTCGCCTACACGGGAACACACGACAACAACACCATGCGCGGATGGTTCGAAGCCGCCGACCCCGAGCACCGTGCCCGTGCCCTGGACTACACCGGCGGCGACGAACGCTCGATCGTCGAGGCGTTCGTCCGCGTGGTCTACGCGTCGGTCGCGTCGCTCGTGGTGATTCCCGCGCAGGACGCGTTCGACCTGGGAGCCGAGGCCCGGATGAACGTCCCCGGGAAGATGTCCGGCAACTGGCAGTGGCGCGCGACGTCCGACCTCTTCCGCGACGACCGGGCGAGCCGGCTCCGTCGCCTCAGCGAACTCACGGGGCGGCTGCGCTAGGTCTTCTTCCGTTTCCGCGACGCCCGCAGGCTTAGCTTGAGATGCCTCACGGCCTTCTCGGGGGTGACGACCGCCGCGCTGTACTGCTGCCGGAGCGCGTGCAGGTGCCCCATCGTGAAGAGGTAGAGGTCGGTCGCGGAGAAGCCCGGGAAGTCGGCGAGGATGCCGCTGTCGCGGATGTGGCGGATCATCGGCCGGTAGACGGTGTCGCGCCACGACGCGACGGCTTCGTCCCACGAGAC
This sequence is a window from Candidatus Polarisedimenticolaceae bacterium. Protein-coding genes within it:
- the malQ gene encoding 4-alpha-glucanotransferase — its product is MASRSAGFLLHPTSLPGPFGIGDLGPAADRMLDWAASAGFRVWQTLPLGPTGLGDAPYACLSAFAGNPRLISLERLVEDGLLDAASVDASRGPEGAALHHAAAARKDPLLHASWEAFRRGAAPHLRGEFDAFVGAEAQDHWLDDWCLFAALKRENGDRAWLEWDAPIRRHDPAAVDAARRRLSGDIDVQRWLQFLFFRQWDHIRGEANRRGIRVMGDLPIYLALDSVDVWARQDLFRLDEEGRPTVVSGVPPDYFSATGQLWGNPIYRWDLMERDGFSWWIHRMRQNARLADLVRIDHFRGFAAFWEVPAGSDTAIPGYWVPAPGHALFSAIRGALGDFPIVAEDLGLITPDVHALRDAFGFPGMRVLQFGFDAIDGIHLPHHWTPATVAYTGTHDNNTMRGWFEAADPEHRARALDYTGGDERSIVEAFVRVVYASVASLVVIPAQDAFDLGAEARMNVPGKMSGNWQWRATSDLFRDDRASRLRRLSELTGRLR